The following are encoded in a window of Ranitomeya variabilis isolate aRanVar5 chromosome 8, aRanVar5.hap1, whole genome shotgun sequence genomic DNA:
- the SEC13 gene encoding protein SEC13 homolog, with the protein MVSVINTVDTSHEDMIHDAQMDYYGTRLATCSSDRSVKIFDVKNGGQILIADLRGHEGPVWQVAWAHPMYGNILASCSYDRKVIIWKEENGTWDKTYEYTGHDSSVNSVCWAPHDFGLMLACGSSDGAISLLTYTGDGPWDVKKISNAHTIGCNAVSWSPSVVPGSLVDQPSGQRPNYIKRFVSGGCDNLVKIWREEDGQWKEDQKLEAHSDWVRDVAWAPSIGLPTSTIASCSQDGRVYIWTCDDPTSNSWTPKLLHKFNDVVWHVSWSITANILAVSGGDNKVTLWKESVDGQWALISDVNKGQGAVSAATDGHQNEQ; encoded by the exons ATG GTTTCTGTAATCAACACTGTGGACACCTCCCACGAGGATATGATT cACGACGCTCAGATGGATTATTACGGCACTCGTCTGGCCACCTGCTCCTCCGACCGATCCGTGAAGATCTTTGATGTAAAGAATGGCGGTCAGATCCTGATTGCTGATCTGCGGGG ACACGAGGGGCCGGTGTGGCAGGTGGCCTGGGCTCATCCCATGTACGGAAACATCCTGGCGTCCTGCTCCTATGACCGTAAGGTTATTATATGGAAAGAAGAGAACGGGACCTGGGACAAGACGTACGAGTACACCGGCCACGACTCTTCAG TGAATTCTGTGTGCTGGGCCCCTCATGACTTTGGGCTGATGTTGGCCTGCGGCAGTTCAGATGGTGCCATTTCCCTCCTCACCTACACGGGTGACGGCCCCTGGGACGTAAAAAAAATCAGCAACGCTCACACG ATCGGGTGTAACGCGGTCAGCTGGTCTCCCTCTGTCGTCCCGGGCAGTTTAGTGGATCAGCCGTCTGGACAGAGGCCAAACTACATCAAGAGGTTTGTCTCTGGTGGATGCGACAACCTGGTAAAGATCTGGAG GGAAGAGGACGGGCAGTGGAAGGAAGATCAGAAGCTGGAGGCGCACAGTGACTGGGTGCGGGACGTGGCCTGGGCCCCCTCCATCGGTCTCCCTACCAGCACCATCGCCAGCTGTTCTCAG GACGGCAGAGTTTACATCTGGACTTGTGACGACCCGACCAGTAACAGCTGGACCCCAAAATTGCTGCACAAATTTAACGATGTCGTCTGGCACGTGAGCTGGTCCATCACCGCCAACATCCTGGCCGTGTCTGGGGGCGATAACAAG GTGACCTTGTGGAAGGAGTCGGTGGACGGTCAGTGGGCGCTGATCAGCGATGTAAACAAGGGACAAGGGGCCGTGTCTGCGGCGACAGACGGACACCAGAACGAGCAGTGA
- the LOC143788854 gene encoding ghrelin-like: MLGKASLCAIVLFCLLWTEDVEGGSSFLSPADMQKNAGKKIPKKLQYNNMGRREAGDSMGDVTDERSEDQEEIGVTIPLDVNMMVTREQIWRQKAAIENLLLGLFALGSPEGTEPCVPAARVTL; encoded by the exons ATGTTGGGTAAAGCTTCGCTCTGCGCCATCGTCCTGTTTTGCCTTCTGTGGACGGAGGACGTGGAGGGCGGATCGAGCTTCCTAAGTCCGGCAGATATGCAGAAAAACGCA GGCAAGAAAATACCAAAAAAGCTGCAGTACAATAATATGGGCCGCAGGGAGGCCGGAGACTCCATGGGGGATGTCACAGACGAACGTTCTGAAGATCAGGAAGAGATTGGG GTGACGATCCCTCTGGATGTTAACATGATGGTGACTCGGGAGCAGATCTGGAGGCAGAAAGCGGCCATAGAAAACCTCCTGCTCGGACTGTTCGCCCTCGGCTCCCCTGAAGGTACAGAACCCTGTGTTCCTGCTGCACGTGTGACGCTATAA